In one window of Rhinopithecus roxellana isolate Shanxi Qingling chromosome 15, ASM756505v1, whole genome shotgun sequence DNA:
- the RAB3IL1 gene encoding guanine nucleotide exchange factor for Rab-3A isoform X2 codes for MWSGPPQPDQGLPPPLAAVPVPWKSTDPCQGHRESPGPLVETSAGEEAQGQEGPAATQLDVLRLRSSSMEIREKGSEFLKEELHRAQKELKLKDEECERLSKVREQLEQELEELTASLFEEAHKMVREANMKQAASEKQLKEAGGKIDMLQAEVTALKTLVITSTPASPNRELHPQLLSPTKAGPRKGHFRHKSTSSTLCPAVCPAVGHTLTPDREGKEVDTILFAEFQAWREAPTLDKTCPFLERVHREDVGPCLDFTMQELSTLVRAAVEDNTLTIEPVASQTLPAVKVAEVECSSTNTCALSGLTRTCRHRIRLGDSESHYYISPSSRARITAVCNFFTYIRYIQQGLVRQDEPMFWEIMRLRKEMSLAKLGFFPQEA; via the exons CCCACCCCAGCCAGACCAGGGCCTCCCGCCTCCCCTTGCAGCTGTCCCGGTCCCCTGGAAGAGCACGGACCCCTGCCAAGGCCACAGGGAGTCCCCAGGACCCCTGGTGGAGACCTCTGCAGGGGAGGAGGCCCAAGGCCAGGAGGGCCCTGCAGCCACCCAGCTGGACGTGTTGCGCCTGCGCAGCTCTTCCATGGAGATCCGAGAGAAGGGCTCTGAGTTCCTGAAGGAGGAGCTGCACAGAGCGCAGAAG GAGCTAAAGCTAAAGGACGAAGAATGTGAGCGGCTCTCCAAGGTGCGGGAGCAGCTAGAACAGGAGCTGGAGGAGCTGACGGCCAGCCTGTTCGAG GAAGCTCACAAGATGGTTCGAGAAGCCAACATGAAGCAGGCGGCGTCAGAAAAGCAGCTGAAGGAGGCTGGGGGCAAG ATCGACATGCTGCAGGCAGAGGTGACAGCCTTGAAGACGCTGGTCATCACGTCCACACCAGCCTCTCCCAACCGCGAGCTTCACCCCCAGCTGCTGAGCCCCACCAAGGCTGGGCCCCGAAAGGGCCACTTTCGCCACAAGAGCACCAGCAGCACCCTCTGCCCCGCCGTGTGTCCCGCTGTGGGACACACCCTCACCCCAGACAGAGAGGGCAAGGAG GTGGACACAATCCTGTTTGCAGAGTTCCAGGCCTGGAGGGAAGCCCCCACCCTGGACAAGACCTGCCCCTTCCTGGAAAGGGTGCACCGGGAGGACGTGGGCCCCTGCCTGGACTTCACCATGCAGGAG CTCTCAACGCTGGTACGGGCCGCCGTGGAGGACAACACGCTCACCATTGAGCCGGTGGCTTCGCAGACACTGCCTGCAGTCAAGGTGGCCGAGGTTGAGTGCAGCAGCACCAA CACATGTGCCCTGAGCGGACTGACCCGCACCTGCCGCCACCGAATCCGGCTCGGAGACTCCGAAAGCCATTACTACATCTCGCCATCTTCCCGGGCCAGG ATCACCGCAGTGTGCAACTTCTTCACCTACATCCGCTACATCCAGCAAGGCCTAGTGCGGCAGGACG AGCCCATGTTCTGGGAGATCATGAGGCTACGGAAGGAGATGTCACTGGCCAAGCTCGGCTTCTTCCCCCAGGAGGCTTAG
- the RAB3IL1 gene encoding guanine nucleotide exchange factor for Rab-3A isoform X3: MWSGPPQPDQGLPPPLAAVPVPWKSTDPCQGHRESPGPLVETSAGEEAQGQEGPAATQLDVLRLRSSSMEIREKGSEFLKEELHRAQKELKLKDEECERLSKVREQLEQELEELTASLFEEAHKMVREANMKQAASEKQLKEAGGKIDMLQAEVTALKTLVITSTPASPNRELHPQLLSPTKAGPRKGHFRHKSTSSTLCPAVCPAVGHTLTPDREGKEVDTILFAEFQAWREAPTLDKTCPFLERVHREDVGPCLDFTMQELSTLVRAAVEDNTLTIEPVASQTLPAVKVAEVECSSTNTCALSGLTRTCRHRIRLGDSESHYYISPSSRARQSPCSGRS, from the exons CCCACCCCAGCCAGACCAGGGCCTCCCGCCTCCCCTTGCAGCTGTCCCGGTCCCCTGGAAGAGCACGGACCCCTGCCAAGGCCACAGGGAGTCCCCAGGACCCCTGGTGGAGACCTCTGCAGGGGAGGAGGCCCAAGGCCAGGAGGGCCCTGCAGCCACCCAGCTGGACGTGTTGCGCCTGCGCAGCTCTTCCATGGAGATCCGAGAGAAGGGCTCTGAGTTCCTGAAGGAGGAGCTGCACAGAGCGCAGAAG GAGCTAAAGCTAAAGGACGAAGAATGTGAGCGGCTCTCCAAGGTGCGGGAGCAGCTAGAACAGGAGCTGGAGGAGCTGACGGCCAGCCTGTTCGAG GAAGCTCACAAGATGGTTCGAGAAGCCAACATGAAGCAGGCGGCGTCAGAAAAGCAGCTGAAGGAGGCTGGGGGCAAG ATCGACATGCTGCAGGCAGAGGTGACAGCCTTGAAGACGCTGGTCATCACGTCCACACCAGCCTCTCCCAACCGCGAGCTTCACCCCCAGCTGCTGAGCCCCACCAAGGCTGGGCCCCGAAAGGGCCACTTTCGCCACAAGAGCACCAGCAGCACCCTCTGCCCCGCCGTGTGTCCCGCTGTGGGACACACCCTCACCCCAGACAGAGAGGGCAAGGAG GTGGACACAATCCTGTTTGCAGAGTTCCAGGCCTGGAGGGAAGCCCCCACCCTGGACAAGACCTGCCCCTTCCTGGAAAGGGTGCACCGGGAGGACGTGGGCCCCTGCCTGGACTTCACCATGCAGGAG CTCTCAACGCTGGTACGGGCCGCCGTGGAGGACAACACGCTCACCATTGAGCCGGTGGCTTCGCAGACACTGCCTGCAGTCAAGGTGGCCGAGGTTGAGTGCAGCAGCACCAA CACATGTGCCCTGAGCGGACTGACCCGCACCTGCCGCCACCGAATCCGGCTCGGAGACTCCGAAAGCCATTACTACATCTCGCCATCTTCCCGGGCCAGG CAGAGCCCATGTTCTGGGAGATCATGA
- the RAB3IL1 gene encoding guanine nucleotide exchange factor for Rab-3A isoform X1 produces MWSGPPQPDQGLPPPLAAVPVPWKSTDPCQGHRESPGPLVETSAGEEAQGQEGPAATQLDVLRLRSSSMEIREKGSEFLKEELHRAQKELKLKDEECERLSKVREQLEQELEELTASLFEEAHKMVREANMKQAASEKQLKEAGGKIDMLQAEVTALKTLVITSTPASPNRELHPQLLSPTKAGPRKGHFRHKSTSSTLCPAVCPAVGHTLTPDREGKEVDTILFAEFQAWREAPTLDKTCPFLERVHREDVGPCLDFTMQELSTLVRAAVEDNTLTIEPVASQTLPAVKVAEVECSSTNTCALSGLTRTCRHRIRLGDSESHYYISPSSRARITAVCNFFTYIRYIQQGLVRQDAEPMFWEIMRLRKEMSLAKLGFFPQEA; encoded by the exons CCCACCCCAGCCAGACCAGGGCCTCCCGCCTCCCCTTGCAGCTGTCCCGGTCCCCTGGAAGAGCACGGACCCCTGCCAAGGCCACAGGGAGTCCCCAGGACCCCTGGTGGAGACCTCTGCAGGGGAGGAGGCCCAAGGCCAGGAGGGCCCTGCAGCCACCCAGCTGGACGTGTTGCGCCTGCGCAGCTCTTCCATGGAGATCCGAGAGAAGGGCTCTGAGTTCCTGAAGGAGGAGCTGCACAGAGCGCAGAAG GAGCTAAAGCTAAAGGACGAAGAATGTGAGCGGCTCTCCAAGGTGCGGGAGCAGCTAGAACAGGAGCTGGAGGAGCTGACGGCCAGCCTGTTCGAG GAAGCTCACAAGATGGTTCGAGAAGCCAACATGAAGCAGGCGGCGTCAGAAAAGCAGCTGAAGGAGGCTGGGGGCAAG ATCGACATGCTGCAGGCAGAGGTGACAGCCTTGAAGACGCTGGTCATCACGTCCACACCAGCCTCTCCCAACCGCGAGCTTCACCCCCAGCTGCTGAGCCCCACCAAGGCTGGGCCCCGAAAGGGCCACTTTCGCCACAAGAGCACCAGCAGCACCCTCTGCCCCGCCGTGTGTCCCGCTGTGGGACACACCCTCACCCCAGACAGAGAGGGCAAGGAG GTGGACACAATCCTGTTTGCAGAGTTCCAGGCCTGGAGGGAAGCCCCCACCCTGGACAAGACCTGCCCCTTCCTGGAAAGGGTGCACCGGGAGGACGTGGGCCCCTGCCTGGACTTCACCATGCAGGAG CTCTCAACGCTGGTACGGGCCGCCGTGGAGGACAACACGCTCACCATTGAGCCGGTGGCTTCGCAGACACTGCCTGCAGTCAAGGTGGCCGAGGTTGAGTGCAGCAGCACCAA CACATGTGCCCTGAGCGGACTGACCCGCACCTGCCGCCACCGAATCCGGCTCGGAGACTCCGAAAGCCATTACTACATCTCGCCATCTTCCCGGGCCAGG ATCACCGCAGTGTGCAACTTCTTCACCTACATCCGCTACATCCAGCAAGGCCTAGTGCGGCAGGACG CAGAGCCCATGTTCTGGGAGATCATGAGGCTACGGAAGGAGATGTCACTGGCCAAGCTCGGCTTCTTCCCCCAGGAGGCTTAG
- the FADS3 gene encoding fatty acid desaturase 3, whose product MGGVGEPGPREGSAQPGAPLPTFCWEQIRAHDQPGDKWLVIERRVYDISRWAQRHPGGSRLIGHHGAEDATDAFRAFHQDLNFVRKFLQPLLIGELAPEEPSQDGPLNAQLVEDFRALHQAAEDMKLFDASPTFFAFLLGHILAMEVLAWLLIYLLGPGWVPSALAAFILAISQAQSWCLQHDLGHASIFKKSRWNHMAQKFVMGQLKGFSAHWWNFRHFQHHAKPNIFHKDPDVTVAPVFLLGESSVEYGKKKRRYLPYNQQHLYFFLIGPPLLTLVNFEVENLAYMLVCMQWADLLWAASFYARFFLSYLPFYGVPGVLLFFVAVRVLESHWFVWITQMNHIPKEIGHEKHRDWASSQLAATCNVEPSLFTNWFSGHLNFQIEHHLFPRMPRHNYSRVAPLVKSLCAKHGLSYEVKPFLTALVDIVRSLKKSGDIWLDAYLHQ is encoded by the exons ATGGGCGGTGTCGGGGAGCCCGGTCCGCGGGAGGGATCCGCGCAGCCGGGGGCGCCGCTGCCCACCTTCTGCTGGGAGCAGATCCGCGCGCACGACCAGCCCGGCGACAAGTGGCTGGTCATCGAGCGCCGCGTCTACGACATCAGCCGCTGGGCACAGCGGCACCCAGGGGGCAGCCGCCTCATCGGCCACCACGGCGCTGAGGACGCCACG GATGCCTTCCGTGCCTTCCATCAAGATCTCAATTTCGTGCGCAAGTTCCTACAGCCCCTGTTGATTGGAGAGCTGGCACCAGAGGAACCCAGCCAGGATGGACCCCTGAAT GCACAGCTGGTCGAGGACTTCCGAGCCCTGCACCAGGCAGCCGAGGACATGAAGCTGTTTGATGCCAGTCCCACCTTCTTTGCTTTCCTACTGGGCCACATCCTGGCCATGGAGGTGCTGGCCTGGCTCCTCATCTACCTCCTGGGTCCTGGCTGGGTGCCCAGTGCCCTGGCCGCCTTCATCCTGGCCATCTCCCAG gCTCAGTCCTGGTGTCTGCAGCATGATCTGGGCCATGCCTCCATCTTCAAGAAGTCCCGGTGGAACCATATGGCCCAGAAGTTCGTGATGGGGCAGCTAAag GGCTTCTCCGCCCACTGGTGGAACTTCCGCCACTTCCAGCACCACGCCAAGCCCAACATCTTCCACAAAGACCCAGATGTGACGGTGGCGCCCGTCTTCCTACTGGGGGAGTCATCTGttgag TATGGCAAGAAGAAACGCAGATACCTACCCTACAACCAGCAGCATCTGTACTTCTTCCTGA TCGGCCCGCCGCTGCTCACCCTGGTGAACTTTGAAGTGGAAAATCTGGCGTACATGCTGGTGTGCATGCAGTGGGCG GATTTGCTCTGGGCCGCCAGTTTCTATGCCCGCTTCTTCTTATCCTACCTCCCCTTCTACGGCGTCCCTGGGGTGCTGCTCTTCTTTGTTGCTGTCAG GGTCCTGGAGAGCCACTGGTTCGTGTGGATCACACAGATGAACCACATCCCCAAGGAGATCGGCCATGAGAAGCACCGGGACTGGGCCAGCTCTCAG CTGGCAGCCACCTGCAACGTGGAGCCCTCACTTTTCACCAACTGGTTCAGCGGGCACCTCAACTTCCAGATCGAGCACCA cctcttcCCCAGGATGCCGAGACACAACTACAGCCGGGTGGCCCCACTGGTCAAgtcactgtgtgccaagcacgGCCTCAGCTACGAAGTGAAGCCCTTCCTCACTGCGCTGGTGGACATCGTCAG atcCCTGAAGAAGTCTGGTGACATCTGGCTGGATGCCTACCTCCATCAGTGA
- the RAB3IL1 gene encoding guanine nucleotide exchange factor for Rab-3A isoform X4, translated as MEIREKGSEFLKEELHRAQKELKLKDEECERLSKVREQLEQELEELTASLFEEAHKMVREANMKQAASEKQLKEAGGKIDMLQAEVTALKTLVITSTPASPNRELHPQLLSPTKAGPRKGHFRHKSTSSTLCPAVCPAVGHTLTPDREGKEVDTILFAEFQAWREAPTLDKTCPFLERVHREDVGPCLDFTMQELSTLVRAAVEDNTLTIEPVASQTLPAVKVAEVECSSTNTCALSGLTRTCRHRIRLGDSESHYYISPSSRARITAVCNFFTYIRYIQQGLVRQDAEPMFWEIMRLRKEMSLAKLGFFPQEA; from the exons ATGGAGATCCGAGAGAAGGGCTCTGAGTTCCTGAAGGAGGAGCTGCACAGAGCGCAGAAG GAGCTAAAGCTAAAGGACGAAGAATGTGAGCGGCTCTCCAAGGTGCGGGAGCAGCTAGAACAGGAGCTGGAGGAGCTGACGGCCAGCCTGTTCGAG GAAGCTCACAAGATGGTTCGAGAAGCCAACATGAAGCAGGCGGCGTCAGAAAAGCAGCTGAAGGAGGCTGGGGGCAAG ATCGACATGCTGCAGGCAGAGGTGACAGCCTTGAAGACGCTGGTCATCACGTCCACACCAGCCTCTCCCAACCGCGAGCTTCACCCCCAGCTGCTGAGCCCCACCAAGGCTGGGCCCCGAAAGGGCCACTTTCGCCACAAGAGCACCAGCAGCACCCTCTGCCCCGCCGTGTGTCCCGCTGTGGGACACACCCTCACCCCAGACAGAGAGGGCAAGGAG GTGGACACAATCCTGTTTGCAGAGTTCCAGGCCTGGAGGGAAGCCCCCACCCTGGACAAGACCTGCCCCTTCCTGGAAAGGGTGCACCGGGAGGACGTGGGCCCCTGCCTGGACTTCACCATGCAGGAG CTCTCAACGCTGGTACGGGCCGCCGTGGAGGACAACACGCTCACCATTGAGCCGGTGGCTTCGCAGACACTGCCTGCAGTCAAGGTGGCCGAGGTTGAGTGCAGCAGCACCAA CACATGTGCCCTGAGCGGACTGACCCGCACCTGCCGCCACCGAATCCGGCTCGGAGACTCCGAAAGCCATTACTACATCTCGCCATCTTCCCGGGCCAGG ATCACCGCAGTGTGCAACTTCTTCACCTACATCCGCTACATCCAGCAAGGCCTAGTGCGGCAGGACG CAGAGCCCATGTTCTGGGAGATCATGAGGCTACGGAAGGAGATGTCACTGGCCAAGCTCGGCTTCTTCCCCCAGGAGGCTTAG